In Anolis carolinensis isolate JA03-04 chromosome 4, rAnoCar3.1.pri, whole genome shotgun sequence, the genomic window ggaaaatgcagttttccaagtatcctccggtttgatccgtaatttatgatatgcttcaattaaatcaagtttcgtaaatatgctccctttcttcaatacggtaattaaatcctttactaagggcatagggtatttattgtccttagtaattgcatttaaatttcgataatcaatgcacaatcttagggagttgtctttctttctcctgaataacactggggccccgagaggggaattggatggcttaatgaagcctcgcgctaggtttttatcaatgtatttcctcaattcctccttttcctgcacagacatgggatacacttttggttttggtaagtttgctcctggggttatttcaatttctacttctacattccttttggggggtaatttacttgcctctttctgattgaacacatccacaaagtctctgtattcaggtggcaacagctgtgggtctatttcaccttcttcatctccctcgtcctcctcttctgcaatcttgcttatctcccattgtgtctgctgttctttaaatgctagactctttcctctccaatctacttcaggatttgcttgctcaagccatggtatccctaatattacatggtatgttgcaataggggctatcacaaaggatattcttccttcccatttgcctatcttacatgggacctcccgtatttccttggtagatacttccccagttgcAACTGAGCCGTCTAGCTgagaaaacgcaattggggagtcaagcgccatctgctggcatttcaacgctcctgctaattccggagttataatattcctggaacaaccacaatccacaaatgccttgcaggtggcccgattctccagccccgagaggcaaattggcactactatcatgcgtttgtcccgactcaccaatttttctgagggttctggggcttgcacctcctcctccgcacgcctcccggttgcaggtttgggctttgagggttttggcggctcccccttccgggcccagcattctgccgctcgatggcccgtcttcccacacacaaagcatcccggtttaggtttgttgtcatctcctctggagggaatccccggcctccctccgggcctttcctgcttcctcgtctctcctcgacctctcgccaccggtctttgctggccgccgctgctcctgaagcgctttacttgggccagggtggattcaacgcgccccgctagttgaatccatccctggatcgtttcggggtcgtctctgtgcgctgcccagctgaaaatctcggggcgtagtccctctttaaataattccactttggtcacttcagaccactccggtaccctttccgcgaggtggaggaattcctctgcgtactcgggcaccgttttgtccctctgttttattcctttcagctggtctcgagccctcaattgctctagccggtctctgaaccggttttccagtgcggcgaggaagcggggcaccgacctcaggcatgggtcgcgtctggcatgtaattgcacataccagctggccgctcctcgctttagtgtgttgccgatggctcgaaccctgcttgcttcggagggaaatgtgtgtgcgttgtcttccatgtaccctctgatgctaattagaaaaaagttcagttcatccgattcccctccgtattctagcttgagatcttcccttcttggcatccattcagcggcccgttggtgctgtctgggaggcatggggaagggttgcatcgggtttccttggatggccccttggcacacgccgcgccccactccggtggtcattctgcgcggctcccgaaatcctgccgccgctgtcggcccttcgcCCCATCCGCATATTGGCCTCATTGtcgcccccgcatctcgcctttcctcgtcgtacggcacatcctcctcctcttcctggatctcctgctgctctccgcatttatctgctaatccactggacccgatccctggccccagtggcttTTCTACTCCGATTCCCATTCGGAGGGTTGGGAgttctgttggggttggcggcctcagactTCCCAGagtttgctggcgctccacttcgcgcgccattctgtcccggaactcaagctcttgccaatattcctcgtcccttgccaccgcgggactctgcgttgaagctcgctgtcccctctggctccaatcatctcctttgcttggctctctctcggtgccatatcggatgtgctctttttggagattctcttccaatattggcactattctccccacggtatccgacagcctggataaatgagtttccaggatggatagccgcagggccacggtctccggcatgcttcctccagatccccaactggtttctgccgccgccggagcgcctcttccccctctgggaatcctctgagtcacgccgtccggcttggggtaccccgtagaggaagctatggcttgcaatgtctctcctGCCAACGGCCGAGcttccagcggaggcccctttgctccgtcatggctttgatctccttccctgctcattttcacttcactgcaaaatcgcaggagggtgagaactggattcttgacttaattgtcctgctcactccaaaggatcagtctgaacgcagatcaaagatagctgctctcaaacacaatctttattgaagaatacatgactttggaaaagtcaagaatgacttaatatttacatacaactatttttataacttttgatgctacgtaataccacacgtaaatatcatcatcaagccccacctccaatatcacattactaccattttcacacactaaaccaattataactgtttacactttcggttcccagttcccaggcgtattctatcttcttctgccaggtgcttgtttatgttatgactcccagttgcagagctgaattaccaaagctctgtaactgggttccatgacaataGTGTgttgtctcatgggccttgtagtcccgttcctagtactattgtggcagacgaagaggaaaacatgggatttccaccggttcagccagaatcagagcccctgcacctggaggatgtttgccctcaagaagtcagccaaacaagccttgggcagaattctcccccgttttcccgaaaggacaattataatagagatagaggagctagggaggctaatcgccggagcctcagaatcgcagccaaacaattagcggattaggtctgcttcccttgggaaattctaaggagtcatgcatctggacggagttgggtttcacttctcgttctccagggaaagtgttcttctggcgggaaacgagaccctatttaggtgttttgccgcaaaggaaaccttgcggagtcaactcgtcagcttgaggagtgagatcgtgtgtggacttcgtaaccccagttccttgtttcccggaccaagttccaagcaatgccttgtttcacgtttggccgcggacctcgccacggaccttgttcttgcttcttgtttgcctcgtatcaagtcttgtttagccaagaatctagtttgttttccagccttgttgtcaagcttcaatggactaaaagaccttgtcatctccccacactattgcttggcaaagtgtgtgtttcagttaatggattataactttggactctaatatcacatattggacattattttcctggactatatttgacctttcctgaaaggtctacttctgaactatattcttcacttgtttttattgactttatatattcctttaataaagatattagatagaatccggcctctg contains:
- the LOC134298542 gene encoding uncharacterized protein LOC134298542 is translated as MSREGDQSHDGAKGPPLEARPLAGETLQAIASSTGYPKPDGVTQRIPRGGRGAPAAAETSWGSGGSMPETVALRLSILETHLSRLSDTVGRIVPILEENLQKEHIRYGTEREPSKGDDWSQRGQRASTQSPAVARDEEYWQELEFRDRMAREVERQQTLGSLRPPTPTELPTLRMGIGVEKPLGPGIGSSGLADKCGEQQEIQEEEEDVPYDEERRDAGATMRPICGWGEGPTAAAGFREPRRMTTGVGRGVCQGAIQGNPMQPFPMPPRQHQRAAEWMPRREDLKLEYGGESDELNFFLISIRGYMEDNAHTFPSEASRVRAIGNTLKRGAASWYVQLHARRDPCLRSVPRFLAALENRFRDRLEQLRARDQLKGIKQRDKTVPEYAEEFLHLAERVPEWSEVTKVELFKEGLRPEIFSWAAHRDDPETIQGWIQLAGRVESTLAQVKRFRSSGGQQRPVARGRGETRKQERPGGRPGIPSRGDDNKPKPGCFVCGKTGHRAAECWARKGEPPKPSKPKPATGRRAEEEVQAPEPSEKLICDEERTEEEGEEKEGTMSWNPVTELW